In Paracoccus fistulariae, a single window of DNA contains:
- a CDS encoding permease has product MNDMEWGGTGTPEGPFVSGERGEGQAQAQAGASDKAVSAEEALAVAEGLFWSYVKDLERHKSALTEESHGSVDPAELKQAIRTAKDIREAVHLLMAERNRVEKLRKDIAGGVGAGCLDLDAARDEIGRRLACLRRAGGG; this is encoded by the coding sequence CCCGAAGGACCATTTGTTTCTGGTGAACGGGGTGAGGGGCAGGCCCAGGCGCAAGCGGGGGCTTCAGACAAGGCGGTCAGCGCAGAGGAGGCGCTGGCCGTCGCAGAGGGGTTGTTCTGGTCATATGTCAAGGATCTGGAACGCCACAAATCCGCGCTGACCGAGGAAAGCCACGGATCCGTCGATCCGGCGGAATTGAAACAGGCAATACGCACCGCAAAGGACATCCGCGAGGCGGTGCATCTGCTGATGGCGGAAAGGAACAGGGTTGAAAAACTTCGCAAGGACATCGCAGGCGGGGTCGGCGCAGGCTGCCTCGACCTTGACGCGGCACGAGATGAAATCGGGCGCCGCCTGGCTTGCCTCCGCCGCGCCGGAGGAGGTTGA
- a CDS encoding DNA-packaging protein: protein MKSGAAWLASAAPEEVDEFLGGLTENALMALPWLFEFWALPHQLPPGGDWKSWVIMGGRGAGKTRAGSEWVRRMVEGSTPAAPGKCHRVALVGETFDQAREVMVFGESGILACSPPDRRPVWEAGRRRLVWANGATATVYSAHEPEALRGPQFDAAWVDELAKWKKAEDVWDMLQFALRLGDHPQQVVTTTPRNVGVLKRIMQNASTVMTHAPTDANRAYLAESFLAEVQARYGGTRLGRQELDGVLLDDIEGALWTTAMLEGARVDKLPALNRVVVAVDPAVTSGKASDECGIVVAGVVSEGEPGNWRAFVLEDATVRGGPTDWARAAIAAMDRHGAERLVAEVNQGGDLVESVIRQIDPLVPFRALRAGRGKGLRAEPVAALYEQGRVKHARHGSLGALEDQMCQMTVRGYEGRGSPDRVDALVWAIHELMIEPVSQWRRPQMRRL from the coding sequence ATGAAATCGGGCGCCGCCTGGCTTGCCTCCGCCGCGCCGGAGGAGGTTGACGAATTTCTGGGCGGGCTGACGGAAAACGCGCTGATGGCGCTGCCCTGGCTGTTCGAGTTCTGGGCCCTGCCGCATCAGTTGCCGCCGGGCGGCGACTGGAAAAGCTGGGTGATCATGGGGGGGCGCGGTGCGGGAAAAACCCGCGCCGGGTCCGAATGGGTGCGGCGGATGGTTGAGGGGTCGACCCCCGCCGCACCGGGGAAATGCCATCGTGTCGCGCTGGTCGGAGAGACCTTCGATCAGGCGCGCGAGGTGATGGTGTTCGGGGAATCGGGCATTCTGGCCTGCTCTCCGCCCGATCGCCGCCCGGTCTGGGAGGCGGGGCGGCGGCGGCTGGTCTGGGCCAATGGGGCGACGGCGACGGTCTATTCCGCGCATGAGCCCGAGGCCCTGCGCGGCCCGCAATTCGACGCAGCCTGGGTCGATGAGCTGGCCAAGTGGAAAAAGGCCGAGGATGTCTGGGACATGCTGCAATTCGCGCTGCGGCTGGGGGATCATCCGCAGCAGGTGGTGACCACCACGCCGCGCAATGTCGGGGTGCTGAAACGGATCATGCAGAACGCCTCGACCGTGATGACCCATGCGCCGACGGATGCGAACCGCGCCTATCTGGCCGAAAGTTTCCTGGCCGAGGTTCAGGCGCGCTATGGCGGCACCAGGCTCGGTCGGCAAGAGCTGGACGGGGTGCTGCTGGACGATATCGAAGGGGCGCTGTGGACGACCGCGATGCTGGAGGGCGCGCGGGTGGACAAGCTGCCTGCGCTGAACCGGGTGGTGGTGGCGGTCGATCCGGCCGTGACCAGCGGCAAGGCCAGTGATGAATGCGGCATCGTCGTGGCCGGTGTCGTGAGTGAGGGTGAGCCGGGCAACTGGCGCGCCTTTGTGCTGGAGGATGCGACGGTCAGGGGCGGCCCGACGGATTGGGCCCGCGCGGCGATTGCGGCGATGGACCGGCATGGGGCGGAACGGCTGGTGGCCGAGGTCAATCAGGGCGGCGATCTGGTGGAAAGCGTGATCCGGCAGATCGATCCTCTGGTGCCGTTCCGGGCCCTGCGGGCGGGGCGCGGCAAGGGGTTGCGGGCCGAGCCGGTGGCGGCGCTTTATGAACAGGGTCGCGTCAAGCATGCACGGCACGGGTCACTGGGCGCGCTGGAGGATCAGATGTGCCAGATGACGGTGCGCGGCTATGAGGGGCGCGGATCGCCCGACCGCGTGGATGCGCTGGTCTGGGCGATCCATGAGCTGATGATCGAGCCG